The Bacillus carboniphilus genome window below encodes:
- a CDS encoding YihY/virulence factor BrkB family protein yields MGTKKVGIPSLIFRFFRRFQQDDVIGLAAQIAYFLLLSLFPLLIFLVSLVPYLPITHIDILNVIRDFAPGESIMLIEENLHQIMEHHNGKLLTFGVIATLWTASNGINSVVKGFNRAYNVNENRPFWKARTMSIVLTVAMITVFIIALLLPVFGKQIGLFIASSFNISTEFLHLWNTIRWVISIVIIFIVFLGLYMIAPNKKISISHALPGALIALIGFVLASLAFSYYVDNFGNYSITYGSIGGIIVLMIWFYLSAFMIMVGGEVNALLGEVKGD; encoded by the coding sequence TTGGGAACTAAAAAGGTAGGAATACCTTCCCTCATATTTCGATTTTTTCGCCGCTTTCAACAAGACGATGTCATTGGCCTGGCTGCTCAAATTGCATACTTTTTATTATTATCTCTGTTTCCATTACTTATTTTTTTAGTAAGTCTAGTTCCATACTTGCCCATTACTCATATAGATATTTTGAATGTGATTCGGGATTTTGCTCCTGGAGAGTCCATAATGCTCATTGAAGAAAACTTACATCAGATTATGGAGCATCATAATGGAAAGCTCTTAACATTTGGGGTTATAGCAACACTCTGGACAGCTTCTAATGGTATCAACTCAGTCGTGAAGGGATTTAACAGAGCGTATAATGTAAACGAAAACCGCCCTTTTTGGAAAGCTAGAACCATGTCGATTGTTCTGACAGTAGCAATGATTACGGTTTTTATCATTGCATTATTATTACCGGTGTTTGGTAAACAAATTGGTCTGTTTATCGCCTCTAGTTTTAATATATCAACTGAGTTTTTGCACCTATGGAATACAATCCGTTGGGTCATTAGTATTGTGATCATTTTTATTGTATTTCTAGGGCTATATATGATTGCTCCCAATAAAAAAATATCTATATCACACGCGCTTCCAGGGGCACTCATTGCCCTAATTGGCTTTGTATTAGCCTCCTTGGCATTCTCTTACTATGTAGATAACTTCGGTAATTACTCCATCACATACGGGAGTATTGGGGGTATTATTGTGTTAATGATTTGGTTTTATTTATCAGCTTTTATGATAATGGTAGGTGGAGAAGTGAATGCTCTACTTGGGGAAGTAAAAGGTGACTAG
- a CDS encoding SE1561 family protein — protein MAETVKKNDEQIQALKQRLHKFLDAIETIDPEETNLEDIDRLLSMIEDIEEKLQQVK, from the coding sequence GTGGCAGAAACAGTAAAAAAAAATGATGAGCAAATCCAGGCATTAAAGCAAAGATTACATAAGTTTTTAGATGCTATTGAAACCATTGATCCAGAGGAAACCAACCTGGAAGATATAGATCGACTACTTTCAATGATTGAAGATATCGAAGAAAAGCTTCAGCAAGTGAAGTAA
- a CDS encoding fumarate hydratase produces MNLANLQESMYQLIVETSTNLPKDVRRAIKAAKAKENAGTRSAMSLATITNNIQMADEKVSPICQDTGLPTFKIKTPVGVNQLKIKEAIYAAIAQATKDGKLRPNSVDSLTGANSGDNLGYGTPVIKFEQWEENYIDARLILKGGGCENKNIQYSLPCELEGLGRAGRDLDGIRKCVMHSVYQAQGQGCSAGFIGVGIGGDRTSGYELAKDQLFRHVDDVNPNEDLRKLEDYVMEHANELGIGTMGFGGETTLLGCKVGVMNRIPASFFVSVAYNCWAYRRLGIQVSPESGEITEWLYQEGEKIEFNDAAETEVAASTEAAPEVITLEAPITEEKIRSLKVGDVVQINGRMYTGRDAIHKHLMDNDAPVDLNGQVIYHCGPVMLKDAEGNWEVKAAGPTTSIREEPYQGDIMKKFGIRAVVGKGGMGPKTLAALEEHGGVYLNAIGGAAQYYADCIKGVDGVDLMEFGVPEAMWHLNVEGFTAVVTMDSHGNSLHKDVDKSSLEKLAQFKDPVFK; encoded by the coding sequence ATGAACTTAGCAAATCTTCAAGAGAGCATGTATCAATTAATTGTTGAAACATCTACTAATCTACCAAAAGATGTTCGTCGTGCTATTAAAGCGGCTAAAGCAAAGGAGAATGCTGGAACTCGTTCAGCCATGAGTTTAGCCACGATTACAAATAACATTCAGATGGCGGATGAAAAAGTATCACCAATCTGTCAGGACACAGGACTTCCAACTTTTAAAATCAAAACGCCAGTGGGTGTTAATCAGTTAAAAATCAAAGAAGCAATTTATGCTGCGATTGCACAAGCTACAAAGGATGGAAAGCTTCGTCCAAACTCTGTTGATTCTCTTACAGGAGCTAACAGTGGGGATAACCTTGGCTATGGTACCCCTGTAATCAAGTTTGAACAATGGGAAGAAAATTATATCGATGCACGCCTTATTTTAAAAGGTGGTGGCTGTGAAAATAAAAACATCCAGTACAGCTTACCTTGTGAGTTAGAAGGACTAGGAAGAGCGGGAAGAGACTTAGACGGTATTCGTAAGTGTGTCATGCACTCTGTATATCAAGCTCAAGGCCAAGGTTGTAGTGCAGGTTTCATCGGTGTTGGAATCGGTGGAGACCGTACTTCTGGATATGAACTTGCGAAAGATCAACTTTTCCGTCACGTGGATGATGTAAACCCAAATGAAGACCTTCGTAAGCTTGAAGATTATGTAATGGAGCATGCGAATGAGCTAGGGATCGGAACAATGGGATTCGGTGGAGAAACCACTCTACTTGGATGTAAAGTTGGCGTTATGAACCGTATTCCAGCAAGCTTCTTTGTGTCTGTTGCTTATAACTGTTGGGCTTACAGACGTCTAGGAATTCAAGTATCTCCTGAATCTGGTGAAATCACAGAATGGTTATACCAAGAGGGTGAAAAAATTGAATTCAATGATGCAGCTGAAACAGAAGTAGCAGCTTCAACAGAGGCGGCTCCAGAAGTAATTACATTGGAAGCTCCTATTACAGAGGAAAAAATTCGCTCTTTAAAAGTAGGCGATGTGGTACAAATTAACGGCCGTATGTACACCGGTCGTGATGCGATTCACAAGCACTTAATGGACAACGATGCACCAGTAGATTTAAACGGCCAGGTCATTTACCACTGTGGACCGGTTATGTTAAAAGACGCAGAAGGAAACTGGGAAGTTAAAGCAGCTGGTCCTACAACAAGTATTCGTGAGGAGCCTTACCAAGGGGATATCATGAAGAAATTCGGTATCCGTGCTGTTGTCGGTAAAGGTGGAATGGGACCTAAGACGCTTGCTGCCCTTGAAGAACACGGTGGCGTGTACTTGAATGCTATTGGTGGTGCCGCACAATACTATGCAGATTGTATTAAAGGCGTAGATGGCGTCGACCTAATGGAATTCGGTGTTCCTGAAGCAATGTGGCACCTAAATGTAGAAGGTTTCACAGCAGTTGTAACGATGGATTCTCATGGAAACAGCTTGCATAAAGATGTGGATAAATCTTCACTTGAGAAGTTAGCGCAGTTTAAAGATCCTGTTTTTAAATAA
- a CDS encoding DUF1128 family protein gives MNNQEEITKLLDEMATKLKLINLQAFSSAGFKEDALEDLQYLHKMVMRKSHFSPSEIEAIINDIRSLKVSN, from the coding sequence ATGAATAATCAAGAAGAAATCACAAAGCTTTTAGACGAAATGGCCACAAAGCTTAAACTAATTAACCTTCAAGCCTTTAGTTCAGCTGGATTTAAAGAAGATGCTTTAGAAGATTTGCAGTATCTACATAAAATGGTTATGCGCAAATCTCATTTTAGCCCCAGTGAAATCGAAGCCATTATCAATGATATCCGGTCATTAAAAGTTTCTAATTAA
- a CDS encoding low molecular weight protein-tyrosine-phosphatase, with protein MIRVLFVCLGNICRSPLAEAVFRHKINQKNLSSTIEVDSAGTGNWHVGHPPHNGTQKILRQNQIPFDGIIARQVTETDLHDFQYIIAMDTSNVENLKKLSKDFPNSKVFRLLEFADQQNALDVPDPYFTGNFEEVYQMVNESCTKLLEYIINKHEL; from the coding sequence ATGATTCGAGTATTATTTGTTTGTTTAGGGAATATTTGTCGTTCTCCCCTAGCAGAAGCTGTTTTTCGACATAAAATTAACCAAAAGAATTTAAGTTCTACTATTGAAGTAGATTCTGCAGGAACAGGGAACTGGCACGTTGGCCATCCACCTCACAATGGTACTCAAAAGATTTTAAGACAAAACCAGATTCCATTTGATGGGATCATTGCGAGACAGGTGACAGAAACGGACCTGCATGATTTTCAATACATAATAGCAATGGATACGAGCAATGTTGAAAACCTAAAAAAGCTATCAAAGGATTTTCCGAACTCCAAAGTGTTCCGACTTCTTGAATTTGCAGACCAACAGAATGCTTTAGATGTTCCTGACCCTTATTTTACTGGGAATTTTGAAGAAGTATACCAAATGGTTAATGAGAGTTGCACGAAACTTTTAGAATACATTATAAACAAACATGAATTGTGA
- a CDS encoding OsmC family protein — translation MKFILKQEGGFKSELPYGELHVSGDETKGFRPFQLLVASVAVCSGGVLQKVLEKKRLEIEDLSVKTEVKRNPDEANRVTDLHMHFVIKGQDLKNEVVEKSMELARKNCPMYQSVKDSIKITESYEIVS, via the coding sequence ATGAAATTTATTTTAAAACAAGAAGGCGGCTTTAAATCGGAGCTTCCATATGGTGAATTACATGTATCAGGTGATGAAACAAAAGGGTTTCGGCCTTTTCAATTATTAGTTGCATCCGTTGCTGTTTGCAGTGGAGGAGTGCTCCAAAAGGTTTTGGAGAAGAAGAGATTGGAAATTGAGGATCTAAGTGTAAAAACTGAAGTGAAAAGAAACCCGGATGAAGCAAACCGAGTAACGGATCTACATATGCACTTTGTGATCAAAGGACAAGACCTGAAAAATGAGGTCGTTGAGAAGTCCATGGAATTGGCTAGAAAAAATTGTCCGATGTATCAATCAGTAAAAGATAGTATAAAAATTACTGAAAGTTATGAGATTGTTTCTTAG
- a CDS encoding YfkD family protein — MKKLVQAFIIVFFLLGTIGNVQAEKNPKENAYKIPESVLNIAKENTYPNPTQDLPYLQPSDFTQNLLESSKVRIENPDLIRMLNESSVNKTPFALGLRATIYLGEWPLYYESTETAPNWEYQKINTNFYDNRGGKSPYQMHYVQEAQKVVRGGLTAKVANADDVMKMMMLKASEKSKLPLAFETIVGAGTKKDQIYNIPTKRLGYLYAFAPAINEKGKVTYGEVYIVLKGHKRQVVVKNVTTQGIGAWIPVQDHISFTFVSSERPK, encoded by the coding sequence TTGAAGAAACTAGTTCAAGCTTTTATTATTGTATTTTTCCTCCTTGGTACGATCGGGAATGTCCAGGCAGAAAAGAATCCAAAGGAAAATGCGTATAAAATTCCGGAATCTGTTTTGAATATTGCAAAGGAAAATACGTATCCCAACCCAACACAGGATTTACCGTATTTACAACCAAGTGACTTTACACAGAATTTGTTAGAATCATCAAAGGTTAGAATTGAAAATCCTGACTTAATAAGAATGTTAAATGAATCCTCGGTAAACAAAACGCCGTTTGCACTAGGATTGAGAGCTACCATTTATCTTGGAGAGTGGCCACTTTACTATGAGTCAACGGAAACAGCTCCAAATTGGGAATACCAAAAAATAAACACAAACTTTTATGATAACCGAGGCGGAAAATCCCCCTATCAAATGCACTATGTGCAAGAAGCACAGAAAGTTGTTCGTGGCGGTTTAACAGCAAAGGTAGCGAATGCTGACGATGTCATGAAAATGATGATGTTAAAAGCTAGTGAAAAATCAAAGCTACCATTAGCATTCGAAACGATTGTCGGAGCAGGTACGAAAAAGGATCAAATCTATAATATACCGACGAAACGACTAGGCTATCTATATGCGTTTGCACCGGCAATCAACGAAAAGGGCAAAGTAACGTACGGAGAAGTATACATCGTCCTAAAGGGACATAAAAGGCAAGTTGTCGTGAAAAACGTAACCACTCAAGGAATCGGTGCCTGGATTCCTGTTCAAGACCATATTTCGTTCACGTTTGTTTCATCTGAGCGGCCAAAGTAA
- a CDS encoding MFS transporter: MKSETFRFWILISIVAISGFSQGMLLPLIAIILETEGVSSSLNGLNATGLYIGILLISPFMEHPLRKYGYKPIIVLGGLLVIVSLALFPLWTSFWFWFVLRLFIGIGDHALHFGTQTWITSFSPESKRGRNISLYGLFFGVGFAAGPLMAPLVNVNQALPFIISSILCLIAWVFIFFLKNDYPEQTIEVNSITETMKRFSKAAKYAWVAFLPPLGYGFLEASLNGSFPVYGMRIGIDVSSISVLLAAFAIGGIVFQLPLGILSDKWGRKQVLSLVLLFGFISFTTASFLEHSVVALTVCLFIAGMLVGSTFSLGISYMTDLMPRNLLPTGNLLCGIAFSIGSLAGPYIGGTFIQLFEGVSFFLIISVMLFMIYLITVVFGGKKATHSSQASKESISA, encoded by the coding sequence ATGAAAAGCGAAACATTCCGTTTTTGGATTTTAATAAGTATTGTAGCTATCTCAGGCTTTAGTCAAGGAATGCTACTTCCTCTTATCGCTATTATCTTGGAGACAGAAGGTGTCTCTTCCAGTCTTAATGGCTTAAATGCAACAGGTTTATATATTGGAATTCTTTTAATAAGTCCGTTTATGGAGCACCCTTTAAGAAAATACGGGTACAAGCCAATTATTGTCTTAGGTGGACTGCTTGTTATCGTATCACTCGCGTTATTTCCATTATGGACGTCCTTTTGGTTTTGGTTTGTTTTACGTTTGTTTATTGGAATTGGTGACCATGCCTTACATTTCGGTACGCAAACATGGATTACTTCTTTCTCACCAGAGTCAAAAAGAGGTCGTAACATATCCCTATATGGTCTATTCTTTGGAGTCGGGTTTGCTGCTGGACCTTTAATGGCACCTTTAGTAAATGTGAACCAAGCCCTTCCATTCATTATTTCATCCATATTGTGTCTAATTGCCTGGGTCTTTATATTTTTCCTAAAAAATGACTACCCTGAGCAAACCATTGAAGTTAATTCAATAACTGAGACCATGAAACGATTTTCAAAAGCAGCTAAGTACGCATGGGTTGCATTCTTGCCCCCTCTTGGGTATGGGTTTTTAGAGGCTTCCCTAAATGGTAGTTTTCCTGTTTATGGGATGAGAATCGGAATTGATGTTAGTAGTATCTCCGTTCTACTTGCAGCGTTTGCTATTGGGGGAATTGTCTTTCAGCTTCCACTCGGGATTTTAAGTGATAAATGGGGTAGAAAACAGGTGCTTAGCTTAGTACTCCTGTTTGGCTTTATCAGTTTTACAACCGCTAGCTTTTTAGAGCACTCTGTTGTGGCTCTAACGGTTTGCTTGTTTATTGCAGGAATGTTAGTTGGTTCTACTTTTTCTTTAGGAATCAGTTACATGACCGATCTAATGCCTAGAAACTTGCTGCCAACAGGAAACTTATTGTGTGGTATTGCCTTTAGTATTGGTAGTTTGGCTGGCCCTTATATCGGAGGGACCTTCATTCAATTATTCGAAGGTGTGAGCTTCTTCTTAATTATCAGTGTCATGTTGTTCATGATCTACTTAATAACGGTCGTATTTGGAGGAAAAAAAGCAACACACTCTTCCCAAGCTTCTAAAGAATCAATTTCCGCTTAA
- a CDS encoding pseudouridine-5'-phosphate glycosidase, translating to MNYKMILSEEVKTAKENGTPIIALESTIITHGMPYPQNIQTAIEVEDIIREAGAVPATIAILNGTIHIGLSKDEIEELAKTEGVIKASRRDLPYIVAQGLNGATTVAGTMICAQLAGIQFFVTGGIGGVHRGAEETMDISADLEELAQTNVAVICAGAKSILDLGLTMEYLETKGVPVIGYQTKSLPAFYTRTSPFEVNIKVDSPDEIAKLIKTKWDLNLQGGVVIANPIPEEDALDESFMNEVISKALAEAEANHIHGKEVTPFLLDKVKQLTDGKSLEANIALVKNNARVGAKIAMAFGAE from the coding sequence ATGAATTACAAAATGATACTTTCAGAAGAAGTAAAAACAGCAAAAGAAAACGGAACACCCATTATTGCATTAGAATCAACAATCATCACACATGGTATGCCATACCCACAAAATATCCAAACAGCCATTGAAGTAGAGGACATCATTCGCGAAGCTGGTGCTGTCCCAGCTACAATCGCAATCCTAAATGGCACCATTCATATCGGGCTTTCCAAAGATGAAATCGAAGAACTTGCCAAAACAGAAGGTGTAATCAAGGCAAGTAGAAGAGACCTACCCTATATCGTTGCTCAAGGATTAAACGGAGCAACTACTGTCGCAGGAACCATGATTTGTGCACAATTAGCCGGCATTCAATTCTTTGTAACAGGAGGAATTGGCGGGGTACATCGAGGTGCAGAAGAAACAATGGACATTTCTGCTGATCTGGAAGAACTAGCTCAAACAAACGTAGCTGTCATTTGTGCAGGGGCAAAGTCTATATTAGATTTAGGCCTAACAATGGAATACCTTGAAACCAAAGGAGTTCCAGTAATCGGCTATCAAACAAAATCTCTCCCAGCTTTCTATACAAGAACTAGCCCTTTTGAAGTCAACATTAAAGTAGATTCACCGGATGAGATTGCAAAGCTAATTAAAACGAAGTGGGACCTAAATCTTCAAGGAGGGGTAGTGATTGCAAACCCAATACCTGAAGAAGATGCATTAGATGAGAGCTTCATGAATGAAGTAATCAGTAAAGCATTGGCAGAAGCAGAGGCCAATCATATCCACGGAAAAGAAGTAACCCCATTCCTACTGGACAAAGTAAAACAACTGACAGACGGAAAAAGTCTTGAAGCGAATATTGCACTAGTGAAAAATAATGCTCGTGTAGGTGCGAAAATTGCAATGGCTTTTGGTGCAGAATAA
- the map gene encoding type I methionyl aminopeptidase has translation MIVLKSQREIEKMKKAGELLAEVHQQLSQLIVPGITTWEIDQFVESFLKKHGATPEQKGYKGYEYATCASINDEICHGFPRKKPLNEGDIVTIDMVVNLDGGLADSAWSYAVGNISDENKKLLEVTEKALYLGIEQAVAGNRVGDIGHAIQSYVEENGFSVVRDFIGHGIGAAMHEKPDIPHYGQAGKGIRLKEGMVFTIEPMVNVGAYQSKMDNNGWTARTVDGSRSAQYEHTIAILKDGPVILTEQKKKG, from the coding sequence ATGATTGTATTAAAATCACAGAGGGAAATAGAAAAAATGAAAAAGGCTGGTGAACTTCTTGCAGAGGTTCATCAACAATTATCCCAGTTGATTGTACCAGGAATCACAACATGGGAAATTGATCAATTTGTAGAATCATTCTTAAAGAAACATGGTGCAACTCCTGAACAAAAAGGGTATAAGGGTTATGAATATGCAACCTGCGCAAGTATTAATGATGAGATCTGCCATGGATTTCCGAGAAAAAAGCCTCTCAATGAGGGAGACATCGTAACGATTGATATGGTTGTGAACTTGGATGGAGGCTTGGCCGATTCTGCTTGGAGTTATGCTGTAGGCAATATTTCAGATGAGAATAAAAAACTACTAGAGGTTACAGAAAAAGCGTTATACCTTGGGATTGAACAAGCAGTCGCAGGGAATCGTGTAGGAGATATTGGGCATGCTATCCAGTCTTATGTAGAAGAGAATGGGTTCTCTGTGGTAAGAGATTTCATCGGCCATGGAATTGGGGCAGCCATGCATGAAAAACCAGATATTCCTCATTACGGTCAAGCGGGAAAAGGAATTCGATTAAAAGAAGGAATGGTCTTTACGATTGAACCGATGGTGAATGTGGGGGCATATCAATCAAAAATGGATAACAATGGTTGGACGGCTAGAACAGTAGATGGATCACGCTCAGCACAGTACGAGCACACCATTGCGATTTTAAAAGATGGACCGGTTATTTTAACAGAACAAAAGAAAAAAGGGTGA
- a CDS encoding carbohydrate kinase: MNEKETLILQIIQENPFITQNEMAERTGLSRSAIAGYISTLTKQGKLLGRAYVIPNNTGFVCIGGANIDKKLQVNKKLIYGTSNPAFSTKASGGVARNVAENLGRLGSKVSLITVVGDDHEGQWLLDHTKRFVDVTPSQVWPEESTGTYTALLNESGEMEVALADMGIYDKVTVSFIEKRWGFLSSAGMIFLDTNFSTEVMEYVIKRCAQEDLSLTITPVSSPKAKNLPNQLRGVTWLIANQEEAEVISNHQIVTDGDYFKAAEEIVKKGVESAVITRGDKGLIYYTKAGEAGAVIPPSSINVKDVTGAGDSLVSGILYASAKGFSTEDACKLGVACSILTLQTNETVNTSLNHSTLLETFHRYFK, from the coding sequence ATGAACGAGAAAGAAACGTTAATATTGCAAATTATCCAAGAAAATCCTTTTATAACACAGAATGAAATGGCTGAGAGAACCGGTTTATCCCGATCAGCGATAGCAGGTTACATTTCAACGTTAACAAAACAAGGAAAATTATTAGGAAGGGCCTATGTCATTCCAAACAATACTGGATTTGTCTGTATTGGAGGAGCCAACATAGATAAAAAGCTTCAGGTTAATAAGAAACTCATTTATGGAACGTCAAACCCTGCTTTTAGTACAAAGGCAAGTGGAGGAGTTGCGAGAAACGTAGCTGAAAATCTTGGGAGACTAGGCAGTAAAGTATCTTTGATTACGGTTGTCGGAGACGATCATGAAGGTCAATGGTTATTAGATCATACGAAAAGGTTTGTGGACGTTACTCCGTCACAGGTATGGCCAGAGGAATCAACTGGAACCTACACGGCACTCCTCAATGAAAGTGGAGAAATGGAAGTAGCTCTAGCGGACATGGGGATTTATGATAAGGTTACCGTTTCATTTATTGAGAAAAGATGGGGATTCTTATCATCAGCGGGCATGATCTTCCTAGATACCAACTTCTCGACAGAAGTAATGGAATATGTCATTAAACGTTGTGCTCAAGAAGATCTCTCTCTAACGATTACCCCGGTTTCCTCGCCTAAAGCTAAGAATCTTCCTAATCAATTAAGGGGAGTAACTTGGTTAATAGCTAATCAAGAGGAAGCAGAGGTTATCTCAAATCATCAAATAGTAACTGATGGGGACTATTTTAAGGCAGCAGAGGAAATTGTAAAAAAAGGAGTAGAATCCGCTGTCATTACCAGAGGAGACAAAGGGTTAATTTATTATACAAAAGCTGGTGAAGCAGGAGCGGTTATTCCTCCTTCTAGTATTAACGTGAAGGATGTGACAGGTGCCGGTGATTCCCTTGTATCTGGTATTCTGTATGCCTCCGCAAAGGGATTTAGTACAGAGGATGCGTGTAAACTAGGGGTGGCTTGTTCCATTCTAACTCTCCAAACAAACGAAACAGTCAATACATCCCTGAATCATAGTACATTGCTTGAGACTTTTCATAGATATTTTAAATAA